In the Acidovorax sp. A79 genome, one interval contains:
- a CDS encoding alpha/beta fold hydrolase codes for MTTTTPLFPGFTPHRVPTPDGQHIHALVGGTGPALLLLHGHPQTSAIWHKVAPVLARHFTLVLADLRGYGDSAKPAGDAEHALYSKRTMAADMLAVMQHLGHPRFTVLAHDRGARVAHRLAADHPAAVLRMVLLDIAPTLTMYEQTSNAFARAYWHWFFLIQPAPLPERLIEADPAAYVRDVMGRRSAGLAPFDPRALAEYVRCLGLPGTAHGICEDYRAAAGIDLVHDRADRDAGRQLAMPLLALWGEQGVVHQCFAPLAEWQRVAADVRGHALPCGHYIAEEAPDALLDAALPFLLADR; via the coding sequence ATGACCACGACGACTCCGCTTTTCCCCGGCTTCACCCCCCACCGTGTGCCCACGCCCGACGGCCAGCACATCCACGCGCTGGTGGGCGGCACGGGCCCGGCCCTGCTGCTGCTGCACGGCCACCCGCAGACCTCGGCCATCTGGCACAAGGTGGCGCCGGTGCTGGCCCGGCACTTCACGCTGGTGCTGGCGGATTTGCGGGGCTATGGCGATTCCGCAAAACCTGCTGGGGATGCCGAGCATGCCCTCTACAGCAAGCGCACCATGGCCGCCGACATGCTGGCCGTGATGCAGCACCTGGGCCACCCACGCTTCACCGTGCTGGCCCACGACCGGGGCGCCCGCGTGGCGCACCGCCTGGCGGCCGACCACCCGGCCGCCGTGTTGCGCATGGTGCTGCTGGACATCGCCCCCACGCTGACCATGTACGAACAGACCAGCAACGCCTTTGCGCGTGCCTACTGGCACTGGTTCTTTTTGATCCAGCCCGCGCCGCTGCCCGAGCGCCTGATCGAGGCCGACCCCGCCGCCTATGTGCGCGACGTGATGGGCCGGCGCAGCGCCGGCCTGGCCCCGTTCGACCCGCGGGCCCTGGCCGAGTACGTGCGCTGCCTGGGCCTGCCCGGTACGGCCCACGGCATCTGCGAGGACTACCGCGCCGCCGCCGGCATCGACCTGGTGCATGACCGCGCCGATCGCGACGCGGGCCGCCAGCTGGCCATGCCGCTCCTGGCCCTGTGGGGCGAGCAGGGCGTGGTGCACCAGTGCTTTGCGCCCCTGGCCGAGTGGCAGCGCGTGGCGGCCGACGTGCGCGGCCACGCACTGCCTTGCGGCCACTACATCGCCGAGGAGGCGCCGGATGCGCTGCTCGACGCGGCGCTGCCCTTCCTGCTGGCCGACCGGTAA
- a CDS encoding microcin C ABC transporter permease YejB, producing MLAYIAKRLLLMLPTLLGVLLVTFAVIQFVPGGPVEQYLAEARTAAGKSGVESGGMAYRGDQGVDPKRLAQIKALYGFDKPAHERFLQMLGQFARFDLGQSFFQNKAVWDLVKEKLPVSISLGLWTFFISYLVAVPLGVAKAVRAGSRFDLVTTLIILVGYAIPGFVLGVALLVIFGGQLQWFPLRGLTSANWDELSWGARIVDYLWHITLPVTAMVLGSFAVTAMLTKNAFLEEIRKQYVLTARAKGLSERQVLWKHVFRNALIPIITGFPAAFVGAFFTGSLLIETLFSLDGLGLLSYDSVIRRDYPVVLGTLYLFTLIGLVTKLVSDLCYVWVDPRVKFD from the coding sequence ATGCTCGCCTACATCGCTAAACGCCTGCTGCTGATGCTGCCCACCCTGCTGGGGGTGCTGCTCGTGACTTTCGCGGTGATCCAGTTCGTGCCGGGGGGGCCGGTGGAGCAGTACCTGGCCGAAGCGCGCACGGCCGCGGGCAAGAGCGGCGTGGAATCGGGCGGCATGGCCTACCGGGGCGACCAGGGCGTGGACCCCAAGCGGCTTGCGCAGATCAAGGCGCTGTACGGCTTCGACAAGCCCGCGCACGAGCGTTTCCTGCAGATGCTGGGGCAGTTTGCGCGCTTCGACCTGGGCCAGAGCTTTTTCCAGAACAAGGCCGTCTGGGATCTGGTGAAGGAAAAGCTCCCCGTCTCCATCAGCCTGGGCCTGTGGACCTTCTTCATCAGCTACCTGGTGGCCGTGCCGCTGGGTGTGGCCAAGGCGGTGCGGGCGGGCTCGCGGTTCGACCTCGTGACCACGCTGATCATCCTGGTGGGCTATGCCATTCCGGGTTTCGTGCTGGGCGTGGCGCTGCTGGTGATCTTTGGCGGGCAGCTGCAGTGGTTCCCGCTCAGGGGCCTGACCTCGGCCAACTGGGACGAGCTTTCCTGGGGCGCGCGCATCGTGGACTACCTGTGGCACATCACGCTGCCCGTCACGGCCATGGTGCTGGGCAGCTTCGCGGTGACGGCCATGCTCACCAAGAACGCGTTCCTGGAAGAGATCCGCAAGCAGTACGTCCTCACGGCCCGCGCCAAGGGCCTGTCGGAGCGGCAGGTGCTGTGGAAGCACGTGTTTCGCAACGCGCTCATCCCCATCATCACCGGGTTTCCGGCCGCGTTCGTCGGTGCGTTCTTCACGGGCTCGCTCCTGATCGAGACACTGTTCTCCCTCGACGGGCTGGGCCTGCTCAGCTACGACAGCGTCATCCGCCGCGACTACCCCGTGGTGCTGGGCACGCTGTACCTGTTCACGCTGATCGGCCTGGTGACCAAGCTGGTCAGCGACCTGTGCTACGTGTGGGTGGACCCCCGCGTGAAGTTTGACTAG
- a CDS encoding LysR family transcriptional regulator translates to MDGFSDLRFFALLMKEGSLAAAAQQMGITPPAVSRRLAQLEHRLGVRLLHRTTRRIHLTPEGETYLLDGARILGDLEALERTVAGARSSPRGLIKLAATLGFGRVHIAPALSAFSRAYPEVEVQLHLTDRPVNLVEQGLDAAVRFGDLPDSRLTARRLMANRRVLCASPAYLAHAGEPAQPADLLAHLCIVIRESDETYGTWHLHQGGRQETVKVRGMLSTNDGAAATTWALEGHGVLMRSEWDVAAHLAAGRLRRVLPAWALPAADVTLVYPTRSDLSAKTRALADFLAAWFSGDRKDLVARPAGEP, encoded by the coding sequence ATGGACGGCTTTTCGGACCTGCGCTTCTTTGCCTTGCTCATGAAGGAAGGCAGCCTGGCCGCCGCCGCGCAGCAGATGGGCATCACCCCGCCCGCGGTCAGCCGGCGCCTGGCCCAGCTGGAGCACCGGCTGGGCGTGCGCCTTCTGCACCGCACCACGCGGCGCATCCACCTCACGCCCGAGGGCGAGACCTACCTGCTGGATGGTGCCCGCATCCTGGGCGACCTGGAGGCGCTGGAGCGCACGGTGGCCGGCGCGCGCAGCTCGCCGCGCGGGCTCATCAAGCTGGCGGCCACGCTGGGCTTTGGCCGCGTTCACATCGCGCCGGCCCTGTCGGCCTTCTCGCGCGCCTACCCCGAAGTGGAGGTGCAACTGCACCTGACCGACCGGCCCGTGAACCTGGTGGAACAGGGCCTGGATGCCGCCGTGCGCTTTGGCGACCTGCCCGACTCGCGCCTCACGGCCCGCAGGCTGATGGCCAACCGGCGCGTGCTGTGCGCGTCGCCGGCCTACCTGGCCCACGCGGGCGAGCCCGCCCAGCCCGCCGACCTGCTGGCCCACCTGTGCATCGTGATCCGCGAAAGCGATGAAACCTATGGCACCTGGCACCTGCACCAGGGCGGGCGGCAGGAAACGGTGAAGGTGCGCGGCATGCTCAGCACCAACGATGGCGCGGCCGCCACCACCTGGGCCCTGGAAGGCCACGGCGTGCTGATGCGCTCCGAGTGGGACGTGGCAGCCCACCTGGCCGCTGGCCGCCTGCGGCGCGTTCTGCCCGCCTGGGCCTTGCCCGCGGCGGACGTGACGCTGGTGTACCCCACCCGCAGCGACCTGTCGGCCAAGACGCGGGCGCTGGCGGATTTCCTGGCGGCCTGGTTTTCCGGCGACCGGAAAGACCTCGTGGCGCGGCCGGCCGGAGAGCCCTGA
- a CDS encoding DUF4382 domain-containing protein, protein MKTHPCLRTVLCALSIASLAACGGGGGGGETSGNGTLRLAMTDAPSCGYSAVNVTVEKVRVHQSSNASDNDAGWSEIVLNPARRVDLLTLTNGVLMELGQVPLPAGKYTQLRLVLASNTGAQPLANSVVPTGASEVALKTPSGQQSGVKTNVNIDVGANQMADFVLDFDACKSVVAAGASGQYLLKPVVSVIPRFVSGVQGYVEPGTGTSVSLQFNGELVRATTPDSAGRFLLQPVAPGNYTLVVVGAGRTTTVVTGVPVAAETVTSVGAGAAPLSLQPSPVATVKGTAPVDTMVRVLQPLSVGGTIEVAGRGVDGVTGAYGFTVPTLAPRVAPYAAPGTSLVFAADSAAAGRYAVQARLGGFADKTQALPVLTEGAVQTTDFTFP, encoded by the coding sequence ATGAAAACACATCCTTGTCTGCGCACCGTCCTGTGTGCACTGTCCATCGCCAGCCTTGCCGCCTGCGGGGGCGGTGGTGGAGGTGGCGAAACCAGCGGAAATGGCACGTTGCGCCTGGCGATGACGGATGCCCCCAGCTGCGGCTATTCCGCCGTGAATGTCACGGTCGAGAAAGTACGCGTCCACCAGAGCAGCAATGCCTCGGACAACGATGCGGGCTGGTCCGAGATCGTGCTGAACCCGGCACGCAGGGTGGACCTGCTGACGCTGACGAACGGTGTGCTCATGGAGCTGGGGCAGGTGCCGCTGCCCGCGGGAAAGTACACGCAGTTGCGGCTCGTGCTGGCCAGCAACACAGGGGCCCAGCCGCTGGCCAATTCGGTGGTCCCCACCGGCGCATCGGAAGTAGCGCTGAAAACGCCGAGCGGGCAGCAATCGGGCGTCAAGACGAATGTGAATATCGACGTGGGCGCCAATCAGATGGCCGACTTCGTTCTGGACTTCGATGCCTGCAAGTCGGTGGTGGCCGCTGGCGCCTCGGGCCAGTATCTTCTCAAACCCGTGGTGTCGGTGATCCCGCGCTTCGTTTCCGGTGTGCAGGGCTATGTGGAACCCGGCACGGGCACCAGCGTCTCCCTGCAGTTCAACGGTGAGCTGGTGCGCGCCACCACCCCCGACAGCGCGGGCAGGTTCCTGCTCCAGCCGGTGGCTCCGGGCAACTACACGCTGGTCGTCGTGGGTGCGGGGCGCACCACCACGGTGGTCACGGGGGTACCGGTGGCCGCCGAGACAGTGACTTCCGTGGGCGCGGGCGCCGCGCCTTTGAGCCTGCAGCCATCTCCGGTCGCGACGGTGAAGGGCACCGCCCCGGTGGACACCATGGTGCGGGTGCTCCAGCCCTTGTCGGTAGGGGGCACGATCGAAGTGGCCGGCCGGGGCGTTGACGGGGTGACAGGGGCCTACGGCTTCACGGTACCTACCCTCGCGCCGCGGGTCGCCCCCTATGCCGCGCCGGGCACCAGCCTGGTGTTTGCCGCGGACTCCGCGGCGGCGGGGCGCTACGCTGTTCAGGCCCGCCTGGGTGGTTTTGCCGACAAGACGCAGGCACTGCCTGTCCTGACGGAGGGTGCCGTACAAACCACGGATTTCACCTTCCCCTGA
- a CDS encoding extracellular solute-binding protein, translated as MRFWLTFLLMGCAVPAWAAHGYALWGDLKYPAGFAHFDYVNPAAPKGGELRMVSNLRYSTFDKYNPFTMKGSVPAYLSDLLFETLLTGSMDETASAYGLLAEDVQVADDRLSATFRLRPEARFHNGDPVEAADVKYSYDTLIGPYASPSYATLLQEVAGVEVLDTRTVRFRFKQPNRELPLTAGGIPVFSRAWGRQPDGKAKRFDEIVTDIPIGSGPYRIGPMKFGRDITYERDPQYWGRNLNVNRGAFNFDRITVKIYKDNTARLEAMKAGEFDFMTIYSAGDWARRIDGKLFKQGVLVKKDMAHRLPAGFQSYVLNTRRPILQDVRVREALGLAIDYEWMNRQMFYGGYPRVKDLFGNTSCEATGTPGPEELALLEPWRGKVPDAVFGPMYTPPVTEGDGHSLRDNLRRARQLLADAGWTYRDGALRNAKGDPMEIEYLDSKEAGARTVTPWMRNLEKLGITLRFSSVDFALYLQRMDKFDYDMVSLNYPGTYNPGQAMKELFGSKGADVEGSSNHAGVKSPAVDALVTALTRARSQSEMLPACRALDRVIMHSHYLIPQWTLASHRVVYNQQRLAYKEPMPPYAKAEEWLMYSWWSLKP; from the coding sequence ATGCGGTTCTGGCTGACTTTTCTGCTGATGGGGTGTGCCGTCCCGGCGTGGGCCGCGCATGGGTACGCGCTGTGGGGCGACCTCAAGTACCCGGCGGGTTTTGCGCATTTCGACTATGTGAACCCCGCGGCCCCCAAGGGCGGCGAGCTGCGCATGGTGAGCAACCTGCGCTATTCCACGTTCGACAAGTACAACCCGTTCACCATGAAGGGCTCGGTGCCCGCGTACCTGAGCGACCTGTTGTTCGAGACCTTGCTGACCGGCTCCATGGACGAGACGGCCTCCGCCTATGGCCTGCTGGCCGAGGATGTGCAGGTGGCCGACGACCGGTTGAGCGCCACGTTCCGCCTGCGCCCCGAGGCGCGCTTTCACAACGGCGATCCCGTCGAGGCCGCGGACGTCAAGTACAGCTACGACACGCTGATCGGCCCCTACGCGTCGCCCAGCTACGCCACGCTGCTGCAGGAGGTGGCGGGCGTCGAGGTGCTGGACACGCGCACCGTGCGTTTTCGATTCAAGCAGCCCAACCGCGAACTGCCGTTGACCGCCGGGGGCATCCCGGTCTTCAGCCGCGCCTGGGGGCGCCAGCCCGATGGCAAGGCCAAGCGCTTTGACGAGATCGTGACCGACATTCCCATTGGCAGCGGCCCCTACCGCATCGGGCCGATGAAGTTCGGCCGCGACATCACCTACGAGCGCGATCCCCAGTACTGGGGCCGTAACCTCAACGTCAACCGCGGCGCCTTCAATTTCGACCGCATCACGGTCAAGATCTACAAGGACAACACCGCGCGGCTGGAGGCCATGAAGGCCGGCGAGTTCGATTTCATGACCATCTATTCGGCGGGCGACTGGGCCCGCCGCATCGATGGCAAGCTCTTCAAGCAGGGCGTGCTGGTCAAGAAGGACATGGCGCACAGGCTGCCCGCGGGGTTCCAGAGCTACGTGCTCAACACGCGCCGACCCATCCTCCAGGACGTCCGCGTGCGCGAGGCGCTGGGCCTGGCCATCGACTACGAGTGGATGAACCGCCAGATGTTCTATGGCGGCTACCCGCGCGTGAAGGACCTGTTCGGAAACACCAGCTGCGAAGCCACGGGTACGCCGGGGCCTGAGGAGCTGGCCCTGCTGGAGCCCTGGCGCGGCAAGGTGCCCGACGCCGTGTTCGGCCCCATGTACACGCCGCCCGTGACGGAGGGAGACGGCCATTCGCTGCGCGACAACCTGCGCCGCGCCCGCCAGCTGCTGGCCGATGCGGGGTGGACGTACCGCGACGGCGCTCTGCGCAACGCCAAGGGCGATCCCATGGAGATCGAATACCTGGACAGCAAGGAAGCGGGGGCCCGGACCGTCACCCCCTGGATGCGCAATCTGGAAAAGCTCGGCATCACGCTGCGGTTCTCGTCGGTGGACTTTGCGCTGTACCTGCAGCGCATGGACAAGTTCGACTACGACATGGTCAGCCTGAACTACCCCGGCACCTACAACCCGGGGCAGGCCATGAAGGAGCTGTTCGGCAGCAAGGGGGCCGATGTGGAAGGCTCCAGCAACCACGCGGGCGTGAAGAGCCCTGCGGTGGATGCCCTGGTGACGGCGCTGACCCGTGCGCGCAGCCAGTCGGAGATGCTGCCCGCCTGCCGCGCGCTGGACCGCGTGATCATGCACAGCCACTACCTCATACCGCAGTGGACGCTGGCCTCGCACCGCGTGGTGTACAACCAGCAGCGCCTGGCCTACAAGGAGCCGATGCCGCCCTATGCCAAGGCGGAGGAATGGCTCATGTACTCATGGTGGAGCCTCAAGCCATGA
- a CDS encoding lipocalin family protein has product MRIHAMPRRHSPWSLVIGATALMALLALTACSTPRTPEGIQAVTGFDVDRYTGHWHEVARIDHSFERGLTQTSATYSRNPDDTVKVVNRGYDPVRKEWKEAEGTASFVDAPTRAALKVSFFGPFYGGYNVVALDENYQWAMVVGSSKDYLWILSRTPTLPWHVREHLIERAQSMGIDVGRILWAPPASEQHARRAVMT; this is encoded by the coding sequence ATGCGCATCCACGCCATGCCTCGCCGCCACTCCCCCTGGTCCCTGGTGATCGGAGCCACCGCACTGATGGCGCTGCTGGCGCTCACGGCCTGCTCCACGCCACGCACGCCCGAAGGCATCCAGGCCGTGACCGGCTTCGATGTGGACCGCTACACCGGCCACTGGCACGAGGTGGCGCGCATCGACCACTCGTTCGAGCGCGGCCTCACCCAGACCAGCGCCACCTACAGCCGCAACCCCGACGACACCGTGAAGGTGGTGAACCGGGGGTACGACCCGGTGCGCAAGGAATGGAAGGAGGCCGAGGGCACGGCAAGCTTCGTCGATGCGCCCACGCGCGCGGCGTTGAAGGTGTCGTTCTTCGGGCCGTTCTACGGCGGCTACAACGTGGTGGCGCTGGATGAGAACTACCAGTGGGCCATGGTGGTGGGCTCCAGCAAGGACTACCTGTGGATCCTGTCGCGCACCCCCACCCTGCCCTGGCATGTGCGCGAACACCTGATCGAGCGTGCGCAGTCCATGGGCATCGACGTGGGCCGCATCCTGTGGGCGCCGCCCGCCAGTGAACAGCATGCCAGGCGCGCAGTGATGACCTGA
- a CDS encoding ABC transporter ATP-binding protein, with protein sequence MSSLPPGGAPAAPLLDVRDLHVRFGAKEVVRGASFTIAAGEKLALVGESGSGKTITALSLLRLAGNAAITGQAMLRGQRDLLALTEREMRGVRGGEIAMVFQEPMTALNPLMTIGTQIAEILQLKKGLTGEQCAQAAVALLAKTGIPEPARRANSFPHQLSGGQRQRAMIAMALASEPQLLLADEPTTALDVTLRGQILDLLSDLQRQNGMAVLLITHDLNLVRRFADRVAVMEQGVLVEQGPVAEVFGAPQHAYTRRLIASQPRRDVAPADSPAGTPPVVQTRDLRVVYPTPLPGVRGWFQKGEFVAVQAATLALPPGETLGVVGESGSGKSTLAQAILGLLPCTGQLQVGGQAWQQPAMRNTPANQQLRRRVQVVFQDPFSSLSPRLTVEEIVGEGLKVHEPALGVAQRRARVEAALAEVGLAEAQYPRLLERYPHEFSGGQRQRLAIARALIVQPQVLVLDEPTSALDVTIQQQVLGLLQRLQKEKGLSYLLITHDVDVIRAMAHQVLVMKDGTVLESGSVDEVLDAPRHPYTQRLVAAATVPGAE encoded by the coding sequence ATGTCCTCGCTGCCCCCCGGGGGCGCTCCCGCTGCCCCGCTGCTCGACGTGCGGGATCTGCACGTGCGCTTCGGCGCCAAGGAGGTGGTGCGCGGGGCCAGCTTCACCATCGCAGCCGGCGAAAAACTCGCGCTGGTGGGCGAGTCCGGCTCCGGCAAGACCATCACCGCGCTCAGCCTGCTGCGGCTGGCGGGCAATGCCGCCATCACCGGCCAGGCCATGCTGCGGGGGCAGCGCGATCTGCTGGCGCTCACGGAGCGCGAGATGCGGGGCGTGCGCGGCGGCGAGATCGCCATGGTCTTCCAGGAGCCGATGACCGCGCTCAACCCGCTGATGACCATTGGCACGCAGATCGCCGAGATCCTGCAGCTCAAGAAAGGCCTGACGGGCGAGCAATGCGCGCAGGCCGCCGTTGCGCTGCTGGCCAAGACCGGCATTCCCGAGCCCGCGCGCCGCGCCAACAGCTTTCCCCACCAGCTCTCGGGCGGCCAGCGCCAGCGCGCCATGATCGCCATGGCCCTGGCCAGCGAGCCGCAGCTGCTGCTGGCCGACGAACCCACCACCGCGCTCGACGTCACGCTGCGCGGCCAGATCCTGGACCTGCTGTCCGATCTGCAGCGGCAGAACGGCATGGCGGTGCTGCTGATCACGCACGACCTCAACTTGGTGCGCCGCTTCGCGGACCGCGTGGCCGTGATGGAGCAGGGCGTGCTGGTGGAGCAGGGGCCCGTGGCCGAGGTGTTCGGCGCGCCGCAGCATGCCTACACCCGCCGCCTGATCGCCAGCCAGCCGCGCCGTGACGTGGCACCCGCCGATTCCCCCGCGGGCACGCCGCCGGTGGTCCAGACGCGGGACCTGCGCGTGGTGTACCCCACGCCGCTCCCCGGCGTGCGGGGATGGTTCCAGAAAGGCGAGTTCGTGGCCGTGCAGGCCGCCACGCTCGCGCTGCCGCCCGGAGAGACGCTGGGCGTGGTGGGCGAATCCGGGTCGGGCAAATCCACGCTGGCGCAGGCCATCCTGGGCCTGCTGCCCTGCACCGGCCAGCTGCAGGTCGGCGGGCAGGCGTGGCAGCAGCCCGCCATGCGCAACACGCCCGCCAACCAGCAGCTGCGCCGCCGCGTGCAGGTGGTGTTCCAGGACCCGTTCTCGTCGCTCTCTCCGCGCCTGACGGTCGAAGAGATCGTGGGCGAGGGCCTCAAGGTGCATGAGCCCGCGCTGGGCGTGGCCCAGCGGCGCGCCCGGGTCGAGGCCGCGCTGGCCGAGGTGGGCCTGGCCGAGGCCCAGTACCCGCGGCTGCTCGAGCGCTACCCGCATGAATTCTCCGGTGGGCAGCGCCAGCGCCTGGCCATCGCGCGCGCCCTCATCGTGCAACCGCAGGTGCTCGTGCTCGACGAGCCCACCAGCGCGCTCGACGTCACCATCCAGCAGCAGGTGCTGGGCCTGCTGCAGCGCCTGCAGAAAGAAAAGGGCCTGAGCTACCTGCTCATCACCCACGACGTGGACGTGATCCGGGCCATGGCGCACCAGGTGCTGGTGATGAAGGATGGCACCGTGCTGGAAAGCGGCAGCGTGGACGAGGTGCTGGACGCACCCCGGCACCCGTACACCCAGCGCCTGGTGGCCGCCGCCACCGTGCCCGGGGCGGAGTAG
- a CDS encoding tripartite tricarboxylate transporter substrate binding protein — protein sequence MTDSTPPTPSLFPRRLAVAATAAATLALLSPAAALAQPAAYPNKAIKLVVPYAPGGSADIAARLITDEWGKALGGSLFIENKGGAGGNIGVDMVAKSAPDGYTVGLQTVSLAINPSLTAKMPYDTLKDLAPIGMVASSQHVLVVNNALPAKNIKELVALLKAQPGKYSYGSAGAGSTFHMSAELFKAVAGTPIVHIPYRGGGPAMIDTMSGQVALSFPVLSAAQPHVQAGKLRALGVTGTKRSALMPDVPTIAEAGLPGYAFETWFIVFAPAGTPKPVVDKLNTTLNQALNTPALKERMAKDGFDPIPSTPEQARARLEKEMPQWAKLIRERGITAE from the coding sequence ATGACCGATTCCACCCCCCCGACACCGTCCCTGTTTCCCCGCCGGCTGGCTGTGGCGGCAACGGCCGCCGCCACGCTGGCACTGCTGTCGCCCGCTGCGGCCCTGGCCCAGCCAGCGGCTTATCCCAACAAGGCCATCAAGCTCGTGGTCCCCTATGCGCCGGGCGGCAGCGCCGACATCGCCGCGCGGCTCATCACCGATGAATGGGGCAAGGCGCTGGGCGGCTCGCTGTTCATCGAGAACAAGGGCGGCGCGGGCGGCAACATCGGCGTGGACATGGTGGCCAAGTCCGCACCGGACGGCTACACCGTCGGCCTGCAGACCGTGTCCCTGGCCATCAACCCCAGCCTGACGGCCAAGATGCCCTACGACACCCTGAAGGACCTGGCGCCCATCGGCATGGTGGCCAGTTCGCAGCATGTGCTGGTGGTCAACAACGCCTTGCCCGCCAAGAACATCAAGGAACTGGTGGCGCTGCTCAAGGCGCAGCCGGGCAAGTACTCGTATGGCTCGGCCGGCGCGGGCAGCACCTTCCACATGTCGGCCGAGTTGTTCAAGGCCGTGGCGGGCACGCCCATCGTGCACATACCCTACCGCGGCGGCGGCCCGGCCATGATCGACACCATGTCGGGCCAGGTGGCGCTGAGCTTTCCGGTGCTGTCGGCCGCGCAGCCGCATGTGCAAGCGGGCAAGCTCAGGGCGCTGGGCGTCACCGGTACCAAGCGCTCGGCGCTCATGCCTGACGTGCCCACCATTGCCGAGGCGGGCCTGCCTGGCTACGCGTTTGAAACCTGGTTCATCGTGTTCGCGCCGGCCGGCACGCCCAAGCCGGTCGTCGACAAACTCAACACCACCCTGAACCAGGCGCTCAACACCCCGGCGCTCAAGGAGCGCATGGCCAAGGACGGTTTCGACCCCATTCCATCGACGCCCGAGCAGGCCCGCGCACGGCTCGAAAAAGAGATGCCGCAGTGGGCCAAATTGATCAGGGAGCGGGGCATCACCGCCGAATAG
- a CDS encoding DUF1003 domain-containing protein, translating into MTAHPHPAHNAPPLEDGPPRVDPLRFHRRHEHLAPTFGTDRFALQAEAFARFFGTPLFLGAQTLIVAAWILINVLGAARFDPYPFILLNLAFSLQAAYAAPLILLAQTRQAARDKHHADADAQHREALAIASEQRQAIAAQNAAQVLELLQQNTLLTEQTRQLTLRVEALTVEIHQRFVTQAARP; encoded by the coding sequence ATGACCGCCCACCCCCACCCTGCGCACAACGCCCCACCCCTGGAAGACGGCCCGCCCCGGGTGGACCCCTTGCGCTTTCACCGGCGCCATGAGCACCTGGCCCCTACCTTCGGCACGGACCGGTTTGCGTTGCAGGCCGAGGCCTTTGCGCGGTTCTTTGGCACGCCGCTGTTTCTCGGTGCGCAGACGCTGATCGTGGCGGCGTGGATCTTGATCAACGTGCTGGGTGCCGCCAGGTTCGATCCCTATCCGTTCATCCTGCTCAACCTTGCGTTCAGCCTGCAGGCGGCCTACGCCGCGCCGCTCATCCTGCTCGCCCAGACGCGGCAGGCCGCGCGCGACAAGCACCATGCCGACGCGGATGCGCAGCACCGCGAGGCGCTGGCCATCGCCAGCGAACAACGCCAGGCCATTGCCGCGCAGAATGCCGCGCAGGTGCTGGAGCTGCTGCAGCAAAACACCCTGTTGACCGAACAGACGCGCCAGCTCACGCTGCGCGTCGAAGCACTGACTGTGGAGATCCACCAGCGATTTGTCACGCAGGCCGCGCGGCCGTGA
- a CDS encoding ABC transporter permease has protein sequence MSPASPSPSLSPARRAWLRFRRNRLGYWSLLIFSALVLLSLCAELVSNDRPLIVRYEGHTYFPMLKDYPETTFGGDFETPTDYLDPFIKNRLSQGSNWALYTLNPYGPNTLNYFAKSPNPSAPTGDNWLGTDDRGRDLLAQLLYGFRVSVLFGLALTVTGVLLGVVTGAIQGFFGGKTDLAFQRFMEIWGSMPELYLLIIFSAVFAPSISLLLILLSLFGWMGLSDYVRAEFLRNRQLDYVKAARALGVGNAQIIWRHILPNSLTPVVTFLPFRMSAAILALTSLDFLGLGVPPGTPSLGELLSQGKNSIDAWWISLSTFAVLVTTLLLLTFMGDALRDALDPRKADQ, from the coding sequence ATGAGCCCTGCCTCTCCATCGCCTTCGCTCTCTCCCGCGCGCCGCGCGTGGCTGCGCTTTCGGCGCAACCGCCTGGGCTACTGGAGCCTGTTGATCTTCAGTGCCCTGGTGCTGCTGAGCCTGTGCGCCGAACTGGTCAGCAACGACAGGCCGCTCATCGTGCGCTACGAGGGGCACACCTACTTTCCGATGCTCAAGGACTACCCCGAGACCACGTTCGGCGGAGACTTCGAGACCCCCACCGACTACCTGGACCCCTTCATCAAGAACCGGCTGAGCCAGGGCAGCAACTGGGCGCTGTACACCCTCAATCCGTACGGGCCCAACACGCTCAACTACTTCGCCAAGTCGCCCAACCCGTCGGCGCCCACCGGCGACAACTGGCTGGGCACCGACGACCGGGGGCGTGACCTGCTGGCCCAGCTGCTCTACGGCTTTCGCGTGAGCGTGCTGTTCGGCCTGGCGCTCACGGTGACGGGCGTGCTGCTGGGCGTGGTCACGGGGGCGATCCAGGGGTTCTTTGGGGGCAAGACCGATCTGGCGTTCCAGCGCTTCATGGAAATCTGGGGCTCCATGCCCGAGCTGTACCTGCTCATCATCTTCAGCGCCGTGTTCGCCCCGAGCATCTCGCTGCTGCTCATCCTTCTCTCCCTGTTTGGCTGGATGGGCCTGTCGGACTACGTGCGCGCCGAGTTCCTGCGCAACCGCCAGCTCGACTACGTGAAGGCGGCGCGGGCCCTGGGCGTGGGCAATGCGCAGATCATCTGGCGCCACATCCTGCCCAACAGCCTCACCCCGGTGGTGACCTTCCTGCCGTTTCGCATGAGCGCGGCCATCCTCGCGCTCACTTCGCTCGACTTCCTGGGCCTGGGCGTGCCGCCCGGCACGCCGTCGCTGGGCGAGCTGCTGAGCCAGGGCAAGAACAGCATCGACGCGTGGTGGATTTCCTTGTCCACCTTCGCCGTGCTGGTCACCACCTTGCTGCTGCTGACCTTCATGGGCGATGCGCTGCGGGACGCCCTCGACCCCCGAAAGGCCGATCAATGA